In Proteus vulgaris, one DNA window encodes the following:
- a CDS encoding helix-turn-helix transcriptional regulator gives MSRKNLEYNYPAQRSVGDKILFLIKKHGPMQANDVGQRLGTSSEAARQQFVKLASAGLVEAITEPRGVGRPIQYWHLTELGQKQFPDTHAELTAQILMTIREELGEGAIEKIILARKKQSYERYTQAIREADELTERLDILASLRSQEGYMAHWEQVKDNEYLFIEDHCPICAAAKVCQGFCNTEKELFSETLGVELQRVEYILEGARRCAYRIKI, from the coding sequence ATGTCAAGAAAAAACTTGGAATATAATTATCCTGCGCAACGTAGTGTTGGCGATAAAATTCTATTTTTAATTAAAAAACATGGGCCAATGCAAGCAAATGATGTTGGCCAACGTCTTGGTACAAGTAGCGAAGCGGCAAGGCAACAATTTGTCAAGCTTGCCAGCGCAGGGTTGGTTGAAGCAATAACTGAGCCAAGAGGAGTTGGACGACCTATTCAATATTGGCACTTAACAGAATTAGGGCAAAAGCAATTTCCAGATACTCATGCTGAATTAACAGCACAAATTTTGATGACTATTCGTGAAGAATTGGGTGAAGGTGCAATTGAGAAAATTATTCTTGCACGAAAAAAGCAGAGTTATGAACGCTATACTCAAGCGATAAGAGAAGCCGATGAACTAACGGAACGCTTAGATATATTAGCCTCTTTGCGTAGTCAAGAAGGCTATATGGCACATTGGGAGCAAGTAAAAGATAACGAATACCTGTTTATTGAAGATCATTGCCCAATATGTGCAGCGGCTAAAGTTTGCCAAGGTTTTTGTAATACAGAAAAAGAGCTATTTTCTGAAACACTAGGAGTAGAACTACAACGTGTTGAATATATCTTAGAAGGCGCAAGACGTTGTGCATACCGTATTAAAATCTAA
- a CDS encoding MFS transporter — MIPDNNSQWRDLFSGRNGAISFALSFGVVIHAINILMATTILPSVVTDIGGMGLYAWNTTLFVAASIIGSVLSARLLSLLGAKGAYLIATVLFFIGSLLCAIAPKMEVMLIGRFIQGLGGGLLFALSYAMVNIVYDQALWPRAMALISGMWGVATLIGPAIGGIFAQLDAWRYAFGIMLPIMLFYGIYLWLILPKNDNNASKSSSQSLPYLQLIILTAAVLLISSGSLSSSLIINLLSIVVVFGLIGMLIFCEKRLSVRLLPSNTFKGLSLHALLYLTISLLAIGMTCEIFVPYYLQSLHMQTPLASGYMSALMALGWTVAEVISASWQGAKMRFSILSGPIIVFIGLLVLAFVIPNPLLKSENAISLFIILFALFLVGYGIGFGWPHLLTRILQAASTQDKDIAGASITTVQLFATALGSALAGMIVNLNGFNSGTPEGLSSSASALFLFLAFAPLIAIYTAWKITRCSY, encoded by the coding sequence ATGATCCCAGATAACAATAGCCAATGGCGTGATCTTTTCTCAGGGAGAAATGGGGCAATTTCATTTGCACTTTCTTTTGGTGTCGTGATCCACGCAATTAATATTTTAATGGCGACCACGATTTTACCCTCAGTTGTAACCGATATTGGCGGAATGGGATTATATGCATGGAACACCACGCTATTTGTTGCCGCCTCTATTATTGGTTCAGTATTATCTGCACGCTTATTAAGTTTATTAGGTGCCAAAGGTGCTTATCTGATAGCAACGGTGCTTTTTTTTATTGGTAGTTTATTGTGTGCAATTGCACCTAAAATGGAAGTCATGCTAATTGGCCGATTTATTCAAGGCCTTGGTGGAGGGCTTTTATTTGCACTTTCTTACGCCATGGTAAATATCGTTTATGATCAAGCATTATGGCCAAGAGCAATGGCTTTAATTTCAGGAATGTGGGGTGTTGCTACATTAATTGGTCCTGCTATTGGTGGAATTTTTGCTCAATTAGATGCTTGGCGTTATGCCTTTGGGATTATGTTACCTATCATGCTTTTTTATGGTATTTATCTGTGGCTTATCTTACCAAAAAATGACAATAACGCTTCAAAATCATCATCACAAAGCCTGCCTTATCTTCAGCTAATAATTCTAACAGCTGCCGTTCTGCTTATTTCATCTGGTAGCCTTTCTTCTTCACTCATCATCAACTTACTCAGTATTGTGGTGGTATTTGGTTTAATTGGCATGCTTATTTTTTGTGAGAAACGCCTTTCTGTTCGGTTATTACCGTCAAATACCTTTAAAGGTCTTTCTTTACATGCACTTTTATATCTGACTATTTCGTTATTAGCCATTGGCATGACATGTGAGATCTTTGTCCCTTATTATCTACAAAGCTTACATATGCAAACACCTTTAGCTTCAGGTTATATGAGTGCATTAATGGCATTAGGCTGGACAGTGGCTGAAGTGATTAGCGCAAGTTGGCAAGGTGCTAAAATGCGTTTTAGTATTTTAAGTGGCCCTATTATCGTTTTTATTGGCTTGCTTGTGTTGGCTTTTGTTATTCCAAACCCACTACTAAAATCAGAAAACGCGATTAGTCTTTTTATTATTTTATTTGCTTTATTCTTAGTGGGCTATGGTATTGGCTTTGGTTGGCCTCACCTATTAACGCGTATACTACAAGCGGCTTCCACGCAAGATAAAGATATTGCAGGCGCTTCAATTACAACCGTACAATTATTTGCAACCGCGCTAGGCTCTGCACTTGCGGGTATGATAGTTAACTTAAATGGCTTTAATAGTGGTACCCCTGAAGGGCTCTCTTCTTCTGCATCTGCCCTATTCTTATTTTTAGCATTTGCACCATTAATAGCGATTTATACAGCATGGAAAATAACACGTTGTTCTTATTAA
- a CDS encoding RidA family protein yields the protein MSSHLTLQNIDALSSPGGHYSHVVTAKNMSFVSGLLPLDKQGNPLADKPIEVQITQVLENLNACLLGINAKKTDIAQVKVYVTDINEWPIVNELYAKWIGEHKPARLVAGVKELHFGSKIEIEAVVIKE from the coding sequence ATGTCCTCACATCTTACACTACAAAATATCGATGCCCTCTCATCCCCTGGTGGGCATTATTCTCACGTTGTTACTGCAAAGAATATGTCGTTTGTTTCTGGGCTATTACCCTTAGATAAACAAGGCAACCCATTAGCAGACAAACCCATTGAAGTTCAAATCACACAAGTACTTGAAAACTTAAATGCTTGTCTTCTCGGAATAAACGCAAAGAAAACAGATATTGCTCAAGTCAAAGTCTATGTGACAGATATTAATGAATGGCCTATCGTTAATGAGCTATATGCAAAATGGATTGGTGAGCATAAACCAGCAAGATTAGTTGCAGGTGTAAAAGAACTGCATTTTGGAAGCAAAATTGAAATTGAAGCTGTTGTTATCAAGGAATAA
- a CDS encoding threo-3-hydroxy-L-aspartate ammonia-lyase — translation MNKLPTPTYKDVTEAHQRILPYLNKTPVLTSRTINELTGAQFYFKCENFQRMGAFKFRGAINALSQFTTEQRKMGVVTFSSGNHAQAIALSAKLLGIPATIIMPDDAPKAKMDATKGYGGRVITYNRYTEDREKIGQQLAQKEGLTLIPPYDHPHIIAGQGTATKELFDEIGELDMLFVPLGGGGLLSGSLLSTKALSPQCKIYGVEPLAGNDGQQSLRKGEITHIDTPKTIADGAQTQHLGNYTFEIIRNNVDDILTATDEELISTLQFYAQRMKIIVEPTGCLSLAAARQFGDKLKGKKIGIIISGGNVDIAQYGHFLAQ, via the coding sequence ATGAATAAGTTACCTACTCCTACTTATAAAGATGTTACTGAAGCTCATCAACGCATTCTGCCTTATCTTAATAAAACACCTGTTTTAACCTCTCGTACGATTAATGAGCTAACAGGGGCGCAGTTTTATTTTAAATGTGAGAACTTTCAGCGTATGGGAGCATTTAAATTTCGAGGTGCAATAAATGCATTATCACAATTTACCACAGAACAACGTAAAATGGGGGTCGTGACTTTCTCATCAGGTAATCATGCACAAGCCATTGCTTTATCAGCAAAACTATTAGGTATTCCTGCAACAATTATCATGCCTGACGATGCTCCAAAGGCTAAAATGGACGCGACAAAAGGCTATGGTGGCCGTGTGATCACCTATAACCGTTATACAGAAGATCGTGAAAAAATTGGCCAACAACTGGCACAAAAAGAAGGATTAACGTTAATTCCACCTTACGATCATCCTCATATTATTGCGGGCCAAGGTACTGCTACAAAAGAGTTGTTCGATGAAATTGGTGAATTAGATATGCTATTTGTTCCATTAGGTGGTGGTGGTTTACTTTCTGGCTCTTTATTATCAACCAAAGCCCTTTCACCGCAATGTAAAATATACGGTGTTGAGCCTTTAGCGGGTAATGATGGACAACAATCATTACGTAAAGGCGAAATCACCCATATTGATACCCCAAAAACAATTGCAGATGGCGCACAAACACAGCATCTAGGCAATTATACCTTTGAGATTATTCGTAACAATGTGGACGATATTTTAACTGCAACAGATGAAGAATTAATTTCCACCTTACAGTTTTATGCCCAGCGAATGAAGATTATTGTAGAGCCAACCGGCTGCTTAAGTTTGGCGGCTGCTCGTCAATTTGGTGATAAATTAAAAGGTAAGAAAATCGGTATTATAATCAGCGGTGGTAATGTCGATATCGCGCAATATGGTCATTTTTTAGCACAATAA
- a CDS encoding dihydrodipicolinate synthase family protein, giving the protein MKKLFGVTVAMVTPFDSNDQVDINALSTLTDMLVTQGVDCLYPCGTTGEMLRLSASERKNVAKTVVETANKRLPVFIHVGAMTLTETIELAKHAVEIGADGIGVVTPQFFGATDRELENYFVTVANSVPDNFPVYLYNIPQCAANNIKPELAAKVQQQCKNVIGIKYSFADNNTTLSYLAVADNFSVLHGYDKLFLGLLDAGCDGTVSGCACVFPEPFVNMYKAYIAGNHQEAKHWQQFCVKFSDALKSGANMAIFKSALTMRGLDGGHMRLPQLDLLPEENQQLKENLTKLCKEAGITFSLN; this is encoded by the coding sequence ATGAAAAAATTATTTGGCGTTACAGTGGCAATGGTTACTCCGTTTGATTCGAACGATCAAGTGGATATTAATGCGTTATCTACATTAACTGATATGTTAGTCACTCAAGGTGTTGATTGCCTCTATCCTTGTGGCACTACGGGAGAGATGCTACGTTTATCAGCATCAGAGCGTAAAAATGTTGCAAAAACCGTTGTCGAAACAGCCAATAAACGCTTACCTGTTTTTATTCATGTCGGCGCAATGACATTAACCGAAACCATTGAATTAGCGAAACATGCCGTTGAAATTGGAGCTGATGGTATTGGTGTGGTGACACCACAATTTTTTGGTGCGACAGACAGAGAATTAGAAAACTATTTTGTAACAGTGGCAAACAGTGTACCGGATAATTTCCCTGTTTATTTGTATAATATTCCACAATGTGCGGCAAATAATATCAAGCCTGAATTAGCGGCAAAAGTACAACAACAGTGTAAAAATGTAATTGGGATTAAATACAGTTTTGCTGATAACAATACAACATTAAGTTACCTTGCTGTAGCCGATAATTTTTCAGTGCTTCATGGCTACGATAAATTATTCCTAGGTCTATTAGATGCAGGTTGTGATGGTACCGTTTCAGGTTGTGCTTGTGTATTCCCTGAGCCATTTGTGAATATGTATAAAGCCTATATTGCAGGTAATCATCAAGAAGCAAAACATTGGCAACAATTTTGTGTAAAATTTAGTGATGCACTTAAATCAGGTGCAAATATGGCAATATTTAAATCAGCATTAACTATGCGTGGTTTAGACGGCGGTCATATGCGTTTGCCGCAACTCGATTTATTACCTGAAGAAAATCAACAATTAAAAGAGAATTTAACGAAGTTGTGCAAAGAAGCAGGGATCACTTTTTCACTTAATTAA
- a CDS encoding dihydroxyacetone kinase subunit L yields MNITLDMLKQGVARIATACEQSQSMLCEADSRLGDGDLGITMQKGWRQIADDSQDWPDDLSKSLFQCSKSLQKACASSFGTLQATAFMAMAKYCKENQLQEIAPADISPLLTVAYQSMMARGKGELGQKSVLDIIYQLSEALKPVLSRSELKAVALQSIDNTLNEFRQKPNLLGRARMFPEKSIGLDDPGMLAIKVIVKAI; encoded by the coding sequence ATGAATATTACACTTGATATGCTAAAACAAGGCGTTGCACGTATTGCAACTGCTTGCGAGCAATCCCAATCAATGTTGTGTGAAGCTGATAGTCGTTTAGGTGATGGTGATTTAGGGATCACTATGCAAAAAGGCTGGCGACAAATTGCCGACGATTCGCAAGATTGGCCTGATGATTTAAGTAAATCACTTTTTCAATGCAGTAAATCATTACAAAAAGCCTGCGCTTCTTCTTTTGGTACATTGCAAGCAACCGCTTTTATGGCAATGGCGAAGTATTGCAAAGAAAATCAACTGCAAGAAATAGCCCCCGCCGATATTTCACCACTTTTAACTGTTGCATATCAAAGCATGATGGCAAGAGGAAAAGGGGAGTTAGGGCAAAAATCGGTGCTTGATATCATTTACCAATTATCTGAAGCGCTAAAACCCGTTTTATCTCGATCGGAATTAAAAGCGGTAGCTTTACAGAGTATTGATAATACGCTTAATGAATTTCGTCAAAAACCTAATTTATTAGGTCGAGCGCGTATGTTCCCAGAAAAATCTATTGGTTTAGATGATCCTGGCATGTTGGCAATTAAAGTTATTGTTAAAGCAATCTGA